The bacterium genomic interval ATTCCATGCGGCCGAAGGGGGGTTCCACTACCACGAGGATCACCACTGCATCGACATCACCACGGGACGTCAGTGGTGGGAGATCCACCTCCATCCGGATTACGACTGCGATGGGCCCTTGGAGTTGCACATCCTCGCCGACCTGGACCCGAGGGTTCAGATCGCCTTCGAGGACGAGGTGAACAAGCGGCCCGAGGACGCGGAGTGGCCAGAGGAGGGGTTCGACCTGATCCTGCGCTTCCACTGGCGGATGCCGCCGCTGCCCAACAGCCCCAACCTGCTGGAGTTGGCCACCGAACTCTCCGCCATCGGCGGAACGGCGCTTCCCGTGCACGTCTGGGCGGCGGACACCATCGCCACGGTCACCGACGACGTCGCCAGGTCCGTGCACGTGGAATCGGAGCGGTCGGTGCCGCTGGCACATCTGGTCGGTGAGCACGACTTCCTCGACGAGACGTTCGGTCTGATCGGCACCGTCACCCGCTACCTGCACGATCGGGCGCCCGCCTGGCTGGGCGAGTGACCCGCCGCGGCGCGGTTGCCGAGGCCCGGATCCGCACCTCGGGCCGTGGGCTCGGTGGGGATCGAACCCACGACCGAACGATTATGAGTCGTCTGCTCTGACCACTGAGCTACGAGCCCGGCGAAAACCTAGCCCTCCGGTCGCGGCGCGCCGGCACGGCAGGCTGTCGCGGCAATCTCCAGTGCTCCGGGGGTGGGGCTCGAACCCACGACAAACGGCTTAACAGGCCGGCGCTCTGCCAACTGAGCTACCCCGGATCGGGGCCCCACGATACCAGCGGGGCAACTCAGGATTCTCGCATGAGTTCTCGGAGTTCCTCCCCCAGACCGCTACGGCGCAGCCGGGAAAGAGTGCGCGCCTCGATCAGGCGGAGGCGCTCCTTCGTGACACCGAACTGGCCGCTCAGTTCGGCCAGGGTCCTGATGCGACCGTCGACGAGCCCGAACCGCAGGCGCAAGAGCCGCCGCACACGTTCATCGTCCACCGCGGCGAGCGCCTCCTCGGCCGCCTCGCGCACCGCCGCGTTGTGCAGTCGCTCGATCACCACGTCGTCGGGGCCCGAGTCCGGGCCGTCCGAGAGCATCTCCCCCAGCGACCTGTCCTCGCCGACCGGCGACTCGAGGGAGACAGGCAAGGCACGCAACTCGCGCACCTGCGCCACCTGATCCTCGGAGATGTCGCAATAGCGCGCCAGTTCTGCCAGCGTGGGCGCCCGATGATTCTCCTGCTCGAACGCCTGCTCGGCGCGGTAGATCTGCGTTGCCGCTGCCGCCAGGTGGGACGGCATGCGCACCACCGCCGCCTGGTTCTTGATGGCACTGAGCATGGCGCTGCGGATCCAGGATCCCGCGTAGGTCGAGAACCGCCAGCCCTTGTCCGGACGGAATCTGGCCGCCGCCGCCATGAGGCCCACGTTGCCCTCCTGGACCAGGTCGGCGAACGGAACCCCTCGCCCCTGGTAGCCCCTGGC includes:
- a CDS encoding sigma-70 family RNA polymerase sigma factor, which encodes MTEGFTTYLSGIGRLAQLSAEEECALGRKVQDGLAAEAILDGDGADEPEAASRRDLQRRVREGEAARRRLTEANLRLVVYLARGYQGRGVPFADLVQEGNVGLMAAAARFRPDKGWRFSTYAGSWIRSAMLSAIKNQAAVVRMPSHLAAAATQIYRAEQAFEQENHRAPTLAELARYCDISEDQVAQVRELRALPVSLESPVGEDRSLGEMLSDGPDSGPDDVVIERLHNAAVREAAEEALAAVDDERVRRLLRLRFGLVDGRIRTLAELSGQFGVTKERLRLIEARTLSRLRRSGLGEELRELMRES